The following coding sequences lie in one Prionailurus viverrinus isolate Anna chromosome X, UM_Priviv_1.0, whole genome shotgun sequence genomic window:
- the MED12 gene encoding mediator of RNA polymerase II transcription subunit 12 isoform X1, whose protein sequence is MAAFGILSYEHRPLKRPRLGPPDVYPQDPKQKEDELTALNVKQGFNNQPAVSGDEHGSAKNVNFNPAKISSNFSSIIAEKLRCNTLPDTGRRKPQVNQKDNFWLVTARSQSAINTWFTDLAGTKPLTQLAKKVPIFSKKEEVFGYLAKYTVPVMRAAWLIKMTCAYYAAISETKVKKRHVIDPFMEWTQIITKYLWEQLQKMAEYYRPGPAGSGGCGSTIGPLPHDVEVAIRQWDYNEKLAMFMFQDGMLDRHEFLTWVLECFEKIRPGEDELLKLLLPLLLRYSGEFVQSAYLSRRLAYFCTRRLALQLDGVSSHSSHVMSAQTTSTLPTTPTPQPPTSSTPSTPFSDLLMCPQHRPLVFGLSCILQTILLCCPSALVWHYSLTDSRIKTGSPLDHLPIAPSNLPMPEGNSAFTQQVRAKLREIEQQIKERGQAVEVRWSFDKCQEATAGFTIGRVLHTLEVLDSHSFERSDFSNSLDSLCNRIFGLGPSKDGHEISSDDDAVVSLLCEWAVSCKRSGRHRAMVVAKLLEKRQAEIEAERCGESEAADEKGSIASGSLSAPSAPIFQDVLLQFLDTQAPMLTDPRSESERVEFFNLVLLFCELIRHDVFSHNMYTCTLISRGDLAFGAPGPRPPSPFDDPADDSERKEAEGSSSSKLEDPGLSESMDIDPSSSVLFEDMEKPDFSLFSPTMPCEGKGSPSPEKPDVEKEVKPPPKEKIEGTLGVLYDQPRHVQYATHFPIPQEESCSHECNQRLVVLFGVGKQRDDARHAIKKITKDILKVLNRKGTAETDQLAPIVPLNPGDLTFLGGEDGQKRRRNRPEAFPTAEDIFAKFQHLSHYDQHQVTAQVSRNVLEQITSFALGMSYHLPLVQHVQFIFDLMEYSLSISGLIDFAIQLLNELSVVEAELLLKSSDLVGSYTTSLCLCIVAVLRHYHACLILNQDQMAQVFEGLCGVVKHGMNRSDGSSAERCILAYLYDLYTSCSHLKSKFGELFSDFCSKVKNTIYCNVEPSESNMRWAPEFMIDTLENPAAHTFTYTGLGKSLSENPANRYSFVCNALMHVCVGHHDPDRVNDIAILCAELTGYCKSLSAEWLGVLKALCCSSNNGTCGFNDLLCNVDVSDLSFHDSLATFVAILIARQCLLLEDLIRCAAIPSLLNAACSEQDSEPGARLTCRILLHLFKTPQLNPCQSDGNKPTVGIRSSCDRHLLAASQNRIVDGAVFAVLKAVFVLGDAELKGSGFTVTGGTEELPEEEGGGGSGSRRQGGRNISVETASLDVYAKYVLRSICQQLLQEWVGERCLKSLCEDSNDLQDPVLSSAQAQRLMQLICYPHRLLDNEDGENPQRQRIKRILQNLDQWTMRQSSLELQLMIKQTPNNEMNSLLENIAKATIEVFQQSAETGSSSGNTASNMPSSSKTKPVLSSLERSGVWLVAPLIAKLPTSVQGHVLKAAGEELEKGQHLGSSSRKERDRQKQKSMSLLSQQPFLSLVLTCLKGQDEQREGLLTSLYSQVHQIVNNWRDDQYLDDCKPKQLMHEALKLRLNLVGGMFDTVQRSTQQTTEWAVLLLEIIISGTVDMQSNNELFTTVLDMLSVLINGTLAADMSSISQGSMEENKRAYMNLVKKLRKELGERQSDSLEKVRQLLPLPKQTRDVITCEPQGSLIDTKGNKIAGFDSIFKKEGLQVSTKQKISPWDLFEGLKPSAPLSWGWFGTVRVDRRVARGEEQQRLLLYHTHLRPRPRAYYLEPLPLPPEDEEPPAPTLLEPEKKAPEPPKTDKPGAAPPSTEERKKKSTKGKKRSQPAAKTEDYGMGPGRSGPYGVTVPPDLLHHANPGSISHLSYRQGSIGLYTQNQPLPAGGPRVDPYRPVRLPMQKLSTRPPYPGVMPTAMTGVMGLEPSSYKTSVYRQQQPAVPQGQRLRQQLQAKIILLATCNSGPVAMCTSRPQPTDMG, encoded by the exons AGTGGACTCAGATCATCACCAAGTACTTATGGGAGCAGCTGCAAAAGATGGCTGAATACTACCGGCCAGGGCCTGCAGGCAGTGGGGGCTGTGGTTCCACTATAGGGCCCTTGCCCCATGATGTAGAGGTGGCAATCCGGCAGTGGGACTACAACGAGAAGCTGGCCATGTTCATGTTTCAG GATGGAATGCTGGACAGACATGAGTTCCTGACCTGGGTACTTGAGTGTTTTGAGAAAATCCGCCCAGGAGAAGATGAGTTGCTTAAACTTCTGCTGCCCCTGCTGCTTCGA TACTCGGGGGAATTTGTTCAGTCTGCATACCTCTCCCGCCGCCTTGCCTACTTCTGTACCCGGAGACTGGCCTTGCAACTGGATGGTGTGAGCAGTCACTCCTCCCACGTTATGTCTGCTCAGACGACAAGCACactgcccaccacccccactcctcAGCCCCCAACTAGCAGCACACCCTCTACACCCTTTAGTGACCTGCTGATGTGCCCTCAGCACCGGCCCCTGGTTTTTGGCCTCAGCTGTATCCTTCAG ACCATCCTCCTGTGTTGTCCTAGTGCCTTGGTTTGGCACTACTCACTGACTGATAGCCGCATTAAGACTGGCTCACCACTTGACCACCTGCCTATTGCCCCCTCCAACCTGCCCATGCCAGAGGGCAACAGTGCCTTTACTCAGCAG GTCCGTGCAAAGTTGCGTGAGATTGAACAGCAGATCAAGGAGCGAGGACAGGCAGTTGAGGTTCGCTGGTCTTTTGATAAGTGCCAGGAAGCTACTGCAG GCTTCACCATTGGACGGGTGCTCCATACTTTGGAAGTGTTGGACAGCCATAGTTTTGAGCGCTCTGACTTCAGCAACTCTCTTGACTCCCTTTGCAACCGAATCTTTGGATTGGGACCTAGCAAGGATGGGCATGAG ATCTCTTCCGATGATGATGCCGTAGTATCATTACTGTGTGAGTGGGCTGTCAGCTGCAAACGTTCTGGTCGGCATCGTGCTATGGTGGTCGCCAAGCTGCTGGAGAAGAGACAGGCCGAGATTGAGGCTGAG CGTTGTGGAGAATCAGAAGCTGCAGATGAGAAGGGTTCCATTGCCTCTGGCTCCCTTTCGGCTCCCAGTGCTCCCATTTTCCAGGATGTCCTCCTGCAGTTTCTGGATACCCAGGCTCCCATGCTGA CGGACCCCCGAAGTGAGAGTGAACGAGTGGAGTTCTTTAACTTGGTACTGCTGTTCTGTGAACTGATTCGACATGATGTTTTCTCCCACAACATGTATACCTGCACTCTCATCTCCCGAGGGGACCTTGCCTTTGGAGCCCCTGGTCCCCGGCCCCCCTCTCCCTTTGATGACCCCGCTGATGACTCTGAGCGCAAGGAGGCTGAGGGCAGCAGCAGTAGCAAGCTGGAG GACCCAGGGCTCTCGGAATCTATGGACATTGACCCTAGTTCCAGTGTGCTCTTTGAGGACATGGAGAAGCCTGATTTCTCA TTGTTCTCCCCTACTATGCCCTGTGAGGGGAAGGGCAGTCCGTCCCCTGAGAAACCAGATGTTGAGAAGGAGGTGAAGCCCCCACCCAAGGAGAAGATAGAAGGGACCCTCGGGGTTCTTTATGACCAGCCGCGGCACGTGCAGTACGCCACACACTTTCCCATCCCCCAG GAGGAGTCATGCAGCCATGAGTGCAACCAGCGGTTGGTCGTACTGTTTGGGGTGGGAAAGCAGCGAGATGATGCCCGCCATGCCATCAAGAAAATAACCAAGGATATCCTGAAGGTTCTGAACCGCAAGGGGACAGCGGAAACTG ACCAGCTTGCTCCTATTGTGCCTCTGAATCCTGGAGACCTGACATTCTTAG GTGGGGAGGACGGGCAGAAGCGGAGGCGCAACCGGCCTGAAGCCTTCCCCACTGCTGAAGATATCTTTGCTAAGTTCCAGCACCTCTCACATTATGACCAACACCAGGTCACAGCTCAG GTCTCCCGGAATGTTCTGGAGCAGATCACGAGCTTTGCCCTTGGCATGTCATACCACTTGCCTCTGGTGCAGCATGTGCAGTTCATCTTCGACCTCATGGAATATTCACTCAGCATCAGTGGCCTCATCGACTTTGCCATTCAG CTGCTGAATGAACTGAGCGTAGTTGAGGCCGAGCTGCTGCTCAAATCCTCGGATCTGGTGGGCAGCTACACTACCAGCCTGTGCCTGTGCATTGTGGCTGTCCTGCGGCACTATCACGCCTGCCTTATCCTCAACCAGGACCAGATGGCACAGGTCTTTGAGGG GCTGTGTGGTGTAGTGAAGCATGGGATGAACCGGTCAGATGGCTCCTCTGCAGAACGCTGTATCCTTGCTTATCTCTATGATCTGTACACCTCCTGTAGCCATTTAAAGAGCAAATTTGGGGAGCTCTTCAG CGACTTCTGCTCCAAGGTGAAGAACACTATCTACTGCAACGTGGAGCCATCAGAATCCAACATGCGCTGGGCACCCGAGTTCATGATCGACACTCTGGAGAACCCTGCAGCTCACACCTTCACATACACGGGGCTAGGCAAGAGTCTTAGTGAGAACCCTGCTAACCGCTACAGCTTTGTCTGCAATGCCCTTATGCACGTCTGTGTGGGGCACCATGATCCCGATAG GGTGAATGACATCGCAATCCTGTGTGCGGAGCTGACCGGCTATTGCAAGTCACTGAGTGCCGAATGGCTAGGAGTTCTTAAGGCCCTGTGCTGCTCCTCTAACAATGGCACTTGTGGTTTCAACGACCTTCTCTGCAATGTGGAT GTTAGTGACCTGTCTTTTCACGACTCACTGGCTACCTTTGTCGCCATCCTCATCGCTCGCCAGTGTTTGCTCCTCGAGGATCTGATTCGCTGTGCTGCCATCCCTTCACTCCTTAATGCTG ctTGCAGCGAACAGGACTCTGAGCCGGGGGCTCGGCTTACCTGCCGCATCCTCCTCCACCTTTTCAAGACACCTCAACTCAATCCTTGCCAGTCAGATGGGA ACAAGCCTACCGTAGGAATCCGGTCCTCCTGTGACCGCCACCTGCTGGCTGCCTCCCAGAACCGCATAGTGGATGGAGCTGTGTTTGCTGTTCTCAAGGCTGTGTTTGTACTTG GGGATGCGGAACTGAAGGGCTCAGGCTTCACTGTGACAGGAGGAACAGAAGAACttccagaggaggagggaggagggggcagtggcAGTCGGAGGCAGGGTGGCCGCAACATCTCTGTGGAGACAGCCAGTCTGGATGTCTATGCCAAGTACGTGCTACGCAGCATCTGCCAACAG CTTCTTCAGGAATGGGTAGGAGAACGTTGCCTTAAATCACTGTGTGAAGACAGCAATGACCTACAAGACCCGGTGTTGAGTAGCGCCCAGGCTCAGCGCCTCATGCAGCTCATCTGCTACCCACATCGATTACTGGACAACGAGGATGGGGAAAACCCCCAGCGGCAACGCATTAAGCGTATTCTCCAG AACTTGGACCAGTGGACCATGCGCCAGTCTTCCTTGGAACTGCAGCTGATGATCAAGCAGACCCCTAACAAT GAGATGAACTCCCTCTTAGAGAACATCGCTAAGGCCACAATCGAGGTTTTCCAACAGTCGGCAGAGACAGGGTCGTCTTCTGGAAACACTGCAAGCAACATGCCTAGCAGCAGCAAGACCAAGCCTGTGCTCAG CTCTCTCGAGCGCTCCGGTGTATGGCTGGTGGCCCCCCTCATTGCCAAACTGCCCACCTCAGTCCAGGGGCATGTGTTAAAGGCTGCTGGGGAGGAATTGGAGAAGGGTCAGCATCTGGGGTCCTCTTCCCGCAAAGAACGCGATCGCCAAAAGCAGAAGAG cATGTCCCTGTTGAGCCAGCAGCCCTTCTTATCCCTGGTGCTGACATGTCTGAAAGGGCAAGATGAGCAGCGTGAGGGACTCCTCACCTCCCTCTACAGCCAGGTGCACCAG ATTGTGAATAATTGGCGAGATGACCAGTACTTAGATGACTGCAAACCAAAGCAGCTAATGCACGAGGCGCTCAAGCTGCGGCTCAACCTG GTGGGGGGCATGTTTGACACGGTGCAGCGCAGCACCCAGCAGACCACGGAGTGGGCTGTGCTGCTCCTGGAGATCATCATCAGCGGCACTGTCGACATGCAGTCCAACAA CGAGCTCTTCACCACCGTGTTGGACATGCTGAGCGTGCTCATCAATGGGACCCTGGCTGCGGACATGTCTAGCATCTCTCAAGGCAGCATGGAGGAAAACAAACGCGCCTACATGAACCTGGTGAAGAAGCTGCGG AAAGAGTTGGGGGAGCGCCAGTCGGACAGTCTGGAAAAAGTTCGCCAGCTGCTGCCACTGCCCAAACAGACCCGAGATGTCATCACATGTGAGCCACAAGGCTCCCTTATTGACACCAAGGGCAACAAGATTGCCGGCTTCGATTCCATCTTCAAGAAGGAG GGTCTACAGGTTTCCACCAAACAAAAGATCTCTCCCTGGGATCTTTTTGAAGGCTTGAAGCCATCAGCGCCACTCTCTTGGGGCTGGTTTGGAACAGTCCGGGTCGACCGGCGAGTAGCCCGAGGAGAGGAACAGCAGCGCTTGCTGCTCTACCACACGCATCTGAGGCCCCGGCCCCGTGCCTATTACCTGGAACCACTGCCACTGCCACCGGAAGATGAGGAGccccctgctcccaccctgcTCGAGCCTGAGAAAAAGGCTCCAGAGCCCCCCAAAACTGACAAACCTGGGGCCGCTCCACCTAGTACCGAGGAACGCAAGAAGAAGTCCACCAAGGGCAAGAAACGCAGCCAGCCAGCCGCCAAGACAGAG GACTATGGAATGGGCCCAGGAAGGAGCGGCCCGTATGGTGTGACAGTGCCTCCAGACCTCCTGCACCATGCGAACCCTGGATCCATATCCCACCTTAGCTACAGGCAGGGCTCCATAGGCCTGTACACCCAGAACCAGCCGCTGCCGGCAG GTGGCCCTCGTGTGGACCCGTACCGCCCTGTGCGATTACCAATGCAGAAGCTGTCAACCCGACCACCTTACCCGGGAGTGATGCCCACGGCCATGACTGGAGTCATGGGACTAGAACCCTCCTCCTACAAGACATCTGTCTACCGACAGCAGCAGCCCGCGGTGCCCCAAGGACAGCGCCTTCGCCAACAGCTCCAGGCAAAGATA ATCCTACTCGCCACCTGCAACAGCGGCCCAGTGGCTATGTGCACCAGCAGGCCCCAACCTACGGACATGGGCTGA